One Spirochaeta africana DSM 8902 genomic window carries:
- a CDS encoding MFS transporter — translation MTKRLPLRIRIGYGFGDLPGNLFFTMMGFYLLNYLTDTVLLGPALAGTAIMVGRIWDAITDPAVGYLSDHTYTRFGRRRPYMLVGAVTLGFSMAALFWPPPGDSVGSIFWYIVIVYCVVNTAYTLHNIPYGAWSPEITQDYHERTTLNAFRNLFAVTGTLVGAGLILPLISAMGGGVRGWQGMGAVVGLFMLVTGLIPVLLVPEKKHVRGAHHPPQLLTMLKDYLGAMRNRPYLLILIPWSLNIAGINIIQASLIYYFTYIYRSPDAFVIALGGMLLVCMLSIPFWVAVSRRIGKKYSYITGMGFFAAMILLFFIGAPHMDVRFAYIVMALAGIGFGTQYVMPFAIVADVTDVDFAASGVRREGVFFGMFTFWSKIGQAIGIWLVGLMLELVGFVQPEIAGVAPLQSEQTITGIRWLVGPVPVLFFLGGIVILWFYPISKARFDAVMREIQELD, via the coding sequence ATGACAAAACGGCTGCCATTGCGGATCCGCATCGGGTATGGTTTCGGTGACCTGCCGGGGAACCTGTTCTTTACCATGATGGGATTCTATTTGTTGAATTATCTTACCGACACGGTACTGCTGGGACCGGCACTGGCCGGTACGGCCATAATGGTCGGACGTATCTGGGATGCCATTACCGATCCGGCGGTGGGATACTTGTCCGATCACACCTATACCCGGTTCGGACGCCGGCGGCCGTATATGCTTGTCGGGGCTGTTACCCTGGGGTTCTCTATGGCTGCGCTGTTCTGGCCGCCCCCGGGTGACAGCGTCGGCAGCATTTTCTGGTACATCGTTATCGTGTACTGCGTGGTGAATACCGCCTACACACTGCACAACATCCCCTACGGCGCATGGTCTCCGGAGATAACCCAGGATTATCATGAGCGCACCACCCTGAATGCCTTTCGGAATCTGTTTGCGGTAACCGGAACCCTGGTAGGCGCCGGTCTGATTCTGCCGCTGATCTCGGCGATGGGAGGCGGTGTTCGCGGCTGGCAGGGCATGGGAGCCGTAGTCGGGCTGTTCATGCTGGTGACCGGGCTCATCCCGGTACTGCTGGTACCGGAGAAGAAGCATGTCCGCGGTGCCCATCATCCACCGCAACTGCTGACTATGCTCAAGGACTACCTTGGGGCAATGCGTAACCGCCCATATCTGTTGATCCTGATCCCGTGGAGCCTGAATATCGCCGGGATAAATATAATTCAAGCCAGCCTGATCTATTATTTCACGTATATTTATCGCAGCCCGGATGCCTTTGTCATCGCCCTGGGCGGAATGCTGCTGGTGTGCATGCTCAGCATTCCCTTCTGGGTTGCCGTTTCACGCCGGATCGGCAAGAAATACAGCTATATTACCGGCATGGGATTCTTTGCTGCCATGATACTGCTGTTCTTTATCGGTGCCCCCCATATGGATGTACGTTTTGCGTATATTGTTATGGCCCTGGCCGGCATCGGTTTCGGCACACAGTATGTAATGCCGTTTGCCATTGTAGCGGATGTTACCGATGTTGACTTTGCTGCTTCCGGTGTACGCCGGGAGGGGGTATTCTTCGGGATGTTTACCTTCTGGAGCAAGATCGGCCAGGCAATCGGCATCTGGCTGGTCGGACTGATGCTGGAGCTGGTCGGGTTTGTGCAACCGGAAATTGCGGGAGTAGCTCCGCTGCAGAGCGAACAGACGATTACCGGAATCCGCTGGCTGGTAGGTCCGGTGCCGGTACTGTTTTTTCTTGGCGGGATTGTCATCCTGTGGTTTTATCCCATATCGAAAGCACGTTTCGATGCGGTAATGCGCGAGATACAGGAGCTGGACTGA
- a CDS encoding YeeE/YedE family protein, whose translation MIEIFGGAALGIALGWVLQSGGFCMNSAFRSILFEKDKSLLRAWLLVVLINVPAITLLQDFGVLYPQTAPLFWPALIVGGLMFGVGMVMAGGCASGTYYRAGRGMLGSWAALTGFLAGTAAMDGGALFGIQRVLRQPVLDVQGREATLFNLTGLESTGGRWLLVTLLMLPIIWYLLRAPKQKFLIGWGWQRTGLLVGLLALGAWLLSAAVGRDFGLSFTQPSTAFARMLIAGDGSGVGLPLYILLGVPLGAYLSAYRKGEAAWRAPDPRSLVRQAGGGLTMGLGASLAGGCNIGHGITGIATLGIGSMLGVLSIMAGCWIMTWMIIRSHRVPA comes from the coding sequence ATGATTGAAATTTTTGGCGGCGCTGCCCTGGGTATTGCCCTGGGATGGGTACTGCAAAGCGGCGGGTTCTGCATGAACAGTGCCTTCAGAAGTATCCTGTTTGAAAAAGACAAGAGCCTGCTGCGCGCATGGTTGCTGGTGGTGCTGATCAATGTGCCGGCGATTACCCTGTTGCAGGATTTCGGAGTTCTGTATCCCCAGACCGCGCCGCTGTTCTGGCCGGCGTTGATAGTCGGAGGTTTGATGTTTGGTGTCGGCATGGTGATGGCCGGTGGATGCGCCAGTGGAACCTATTACCGTGCTGGTCGCGGGATGCTTGGTTCGTGGGCTGCCCTGACAGGGTTTCTGGCTGGAACAGCTGCAATGGATGGCGGCGCCCTGTTTGGTATCCAGCGGGTGCTGCGGCAGCCTGTCCTGGACGTGCAGGGGCGTGAAGCTACCCTGTTCAATCTGACCGGACTGGAAAGCACTGGCGGAAGATGGCTGCTGGTAACCCTGCTTATGCTGCCGATTATCTGGTATCTGCTGCGTGCCCCGAAGCAGAAGTTTCTGATTGGATGGGGGTGGCAGCGAACCGGGCTGCTGGTTGGCCTACTTGCTCTTGGGGCATGGCTGCTTTCGGCTGCAGTTGGTCGTGATTTCGGGTTGTCATTCACCCAGCCCAGCACCGCATTTGCCCGCATGCTGATTGCCGGCGACGGCTCGGGGGTTGGATTGCCGTTGTACATCCTGCTCGGCGTGCCGCTGGGGGCGTATCTCTCGGCATATCGCAAGGGGGAGGCTGCTTGGCGTGCGCCGGATCCCCGATCGCTGGTACGACAAGCAGGCGGCGGACTGACTATGGGGCTTGGTGCCTCCCTGGCTGGCGGGTGCAATATCGGACACGGTATTACCGGTATTGCCACCCTGGGGATCGGATCGATGCTGGGGGTTCTCAGCATAATGGCAGGTTGCTGGATCATGACCTGGATGATTATTCGCAGTCATCGGGTACCAGCATGA
- a CDS encoding sulfurtransferase TusA family protein: MADQVLDIQGDVCPYTFVKSKAAVEQLASGQVIEIHLGNSESASNVPRSLDLEGHEVLSVDKPGPGHWVVQVKRA; encoded by the coding sequence ATGGCAGATCAGGTACTGGATATACAGGGGGATGTATGCCCATACACCTTTGTAAAGTCAAAAGCAGCGGTTGAGCAGCTTGCCAGTGGACAGGTTATAGAGATTCATCTGGGAAACAGTGAATCTGCGTCGAATGTCCCGCGCTCGCTTGATCTGGAAGGGCATGAGGTGCTGAGTGTTGACAAGCCTGGACCGGGCCACTGGGTGGTGCAGGTAAAACGCGCCTGA
- a CDS encoding sulfurtransferase: MAKSNVRTASVVRTRLILAVAAILLLTAGTILAFQTIAASPQRTPGDQILVDAEWLEQRLGEVVILDSARSLDAFLEGHIPGAALVAREVTWETIDGIEGMLPDPELVAQDLADAGVSLDTPVVVYDAGNGLWASRLFWALEYLGHRQVHLLDGGFAAWQAAGFDTAVTPAFPERGDFVANPQPELIADRDYILDKLDSGALTVLDTRSPDEFTGADVRAERGGHIPGSINIEWTENVGQGRSYRPLEDLSGLYQDTLAAGDTVTLCQTGVRGAHTYVALRVLGQQQVRVYDGSWAEWGNDPDAPIDL, from the coding sequence ATGGCAAAATCGAATGTACGTACGGCCTCGGTGGTTCGTACCCGACTAATACTGGCTGTCGCCGCGATACTGCTGCTGACAGCCGGCACAATACTGGCGTTTCAGACAATTGCGGCGTCGCCCCAGCGGACCCCAGGGGACCAGATCCTGGTCGATGCTGAATGGCTCGAACAGCGCCTGGGCGAGGTGGTGATTCTGGATTCCGCTCGATCCCTGGATGCCTTCCTGGAGGGGCATATCCCCGGGGCGGCTCTGGTAGCCAGAGAAGTGACCTGGGAGACCATTGATGGTATTGAGGGTATGCTTCCGGACCCCGAACTGGTAGCGCAGGATCTGGCCGATGCTGGTGTATCGCTGGATACCCCGGTCGTGGTGTATGATGCCGGTAACGGGTTATGGGCCTCCCGGCTGTTCTGGGCGTTGGAGTATCTTGGGCATCGCCAGGTTCATCTGCTGGATGGCGGGTTTGCTGCCTGGCAGGCAGCGGGCTTTGATACTGCTGTCACACCCGCGTTCCCGGAGCGGGGCGATTTTGTCGCCAATCCGCAGCCGGAACTGATTGCAGATCGGGATTACATCCTGGATAAGCTTGACAGTGGCGCGTTAACGGTACTTGATACCCGCTCGCCCGATGAGTTCACTGGAGCCGATGTCAGGGCTGAGCGTGGCGGGCACATACCGGGCTCAATCAATATAGAGTGGACAGAAAATGTCGGTCAGGGACGCAGCTATCGCCCCCTGGAGGATTTGAGCGGACTCTATCAGGATACCCTGGCTGCCGGTGACACCGTAACCCTGTGCCAGACCGGGGTGCGCGGTGCCCACACCTATGTTGCATTGCGGGTGCTGGGACAACAGCAGGTACGGGTGTATGATGGATCATGGGCCGAGTGGGGCAACGATCCCGATGCGCCAATAGATTTGTAA
- a CDS encoding YncE family protein — translation MRLRNYAQPLLAIFTTAALLGLAAAHAGDGAIAAAAAGVSREDDGSSETQGNTAAAAAEGAVFLLRPEQRELLAVSYHDGSLQAQIQLEGVPQAVVPTPGGVSVFVLLEQSGTIEIYSAEDFSHQNTVDTGLDSILALSFSPNGDRVYAVSGDGSQVTEFRHRMLELTNPRQVDELPGSGALVPNRRATRLYRGGDAGVYSLFGQSLQVVDEYSDALRNPVFEPGYSELWGVTPEGNVQVLDERSGQQRRREQITVRPQSGVVTDRISFLAQDGTRVYQFRPRSGAAPEIVELQQPADFLVRGSGQTVWAVSADGQLQEILNGRVAASWGLDLDGIQGGVAAVVRRDGSFACF, via the coding sequence ATGAGATTGCGTAACTACGCACAACCACTGTTGGCAATTTTTACAACTGCAGCGTTGCTCGGGCTCGCTGCGGCACATGCCGGAGACGGCGCGATAGCGGCCGCGGCCGCCGGAGTGTCACGCGAGGACGACGGCAGCAGCGAGACTCAGGGGAACACCGCTGCAGCTGCTGCCGAGGGTGCCGTCTTCCTGCTGCGTCCCGAACAGCGCGAACTGCTCGCGGTCAGCTATCATGATGGCAGCCTGCAGGCGCAGATTCAGCTTGAGGGTGTGCCGCAAGCGGTAGTGCCGACACCGGGCGGTGTGTCGGTATTTGTACTGCTGGAACAGAGCGGCACTATCGAGATCTACAGTGCCGAGGACTTTTCGCATCAGAACACCGTAGATACCGGTCTTGATAGTATCCTGGCACTGTCCTTTTCGCCAAACGGGGATCGGGTGTACGCGGTTTCCGGCGACGGCAGTCAGGTCACCGAGTTCCGTCATCGCATGCTGGAGTTGACCAATCCTCGTCAGGTTGATGAATTGCCCGGGTCGGGAGCCTTGGTGCCAAACCGTCGGGCTACCCGTTTGTATCGGGGCGGCGATGCCGGTGTATACAGCCTGTTCGGACAGAGCTTGCAGGTGGTAGATGAATACTCTGATGCCTTGCGTAATCCGGTTTTTGAGCCCGGCTACAGTGAACTGTGGGGGGTAACACCCGAAGGCAACGTGCAGGTACTGGATGAGCGTTCCGGGCAGCAGCGGCGCCGGGAGCAGATAACCGTGCGACCGCAATCGGGCGTGGTAACCGACCGCATCAGTTTCCTGGCACAGGATGGTACACGGGTGTACCAGTTCCGCCCGCGCAGCGGTGCTGCTCCCGAGATAGTTGAACTCCAGCAGCCGGCCGATTTCCTGGTGCGGGGCAGTGGCCAGACCGTATGGGCGGTGAGCGCCGACGGACAGCTGCAGGAAATCCTGAATGGCAGGGTCGCTGCATCCTGGGGGCTGGATCTCGACGGGATACAGGGAGGAGTTGCTGCGGTTGTTCGCCGCGACGGCTCATTTGCCTGTTTCTGA
- the cls gene encoding cardiolipin synthase — MQEFVGFIQRFWPVFTGLVVVVLSGGASIHALLYKRDSRATVAWVGLIWLVPFVGSILYILLGINRIRRRVSGLRGDERQLQAEIHNSCTPDELASGLAEHHRHIQAMARLVGTLTQRDLQRGNTVEPLFDGDSAYPAMLDAIESARYSIGMTTYIFDNDVAGTRFADALGRAVERGVEVRVIVDSVGARYSMPPITFRLTSRGVRTALFMPTLLPWATPYMNLRSHRKILVVDGVTGFTGGMNIRFNHLIHENPPHPTHDIHFRVTGPVVHQLQATFAEDWQFCTREQLGGDRWFPAITPQGSVLARAIPDGPDKDFDKMRLSFLGALATAQHRVRIMTPYFLPDSALISALNTCAMRGVRVDIVLPRNNNLKMVAWAAQAQLWQLLEWGCNIWFSPPPFDHSKLMVVDGILSLIGSANWDPRSLRLNFEFGLECYNAELGEQLEHHVETRIASAHRVTLTEVNQRPLLVKLRDAAMRLAAPYL, encoded by the coding sequence ATGCAGGAATTTGTCGGGTTTATACAGCGTTTCTGGCCAGTCTTTACCGGTCTGGTGGTAGTTGTTCTCTCGGGCGGGGCATCGATACATGCCCTGCTGTATAAGCGCGACTCCCGGGCAACGGTTGCCTGGGTCGGGCTGATCTGGCTGGTACCGTTCGTCGGCAGCATCCTCTATATCCTGCTGGGAATAAACCGGATACGACGACGGGTGTCAGGGCTGCGTGGTGATGAACGCCAGCTCCAGGCAGAGATCCACAACTCCTGCACGCCGGATGAACTGGCGTCGGGGCTGGCGGAGCATCACCGGCATATCCAGGCGATGGCACGGCTGGTTGGCACCTTGACCCAGCGTGATCTTCAGCGGGGCAATACGGTCGAGCCACTGTTCGATGGGGATTCAGCCTATCCGGCAATGCTCGACGCAATCGAGTCTGCGCGCTACTCGATCGGGATGACCACCTATATTTTTGACAACGATGTGGCCGGCACGCGGTTCGCTGATGCACTTGGCAGGGCAGTCGAGCGTGGAGTGGAGGTACGGGTCATTGTAGACTCGGTTGGGGCACGCTACTCGATGCCCCCCATCACCTTCCGGCTGACCTCACGCGGGGTGCGCACCGCCCTTTTTATGCCTACCCTGCTGCCATGGGCTACCCCGTACATGAATCTGCGCAGCCACCGCAAGATCCTGGTAGTCGACGGGGTAACGGGATTTACCGGCGGTATGAACATCCGCTTTAATCACCTGATACACGAGAATCCCCCCCATCCGACACACGACATACATTTCCGGGTTACCGGCCCGGTAGTACATCAGCTACAGGCGACCTTTGCCGAGGACTGGCAGTTCTGCACCCGCGAACAGCTGGGTGGCGACCGCTGGTTTCCGGCAATCACCCCACAGGGCAGCGTCCTTGCCAGAGCCATCCCGGACGGACCTGACAAGGATTTTGACAAGATGCGGCTGTCCTTTCTTGGCGCCCTCGCCACGGCCCAGCATCGGGTTCGCATCATGACCCCGTATTTCCTGCCGGACAGTGCATTGATAAGTGCCCTGAATACCTGCGCCATGCGCGGGGTTCGGGTCGACATTGTACTGCCCCGAAACAACAATCTGAAGATGGTAGCCTGGGCAGCACAGGCCCAGCTCTGGCAGCTGCTGGAATGGGGATGCAACATCTGGTTTTCCCCGCCGCCCTTCGACCACAGCAAGCTGATGGTAGTTGACGGGATCCTGAGTCTGATCGGCTCGGCGAACTGGGACCCTCGCAGCCTCAGACTGAACTTCGAGTTCGGGCTGGAGTGCTATAATGCCGAACTCGGTGAGCAGCTGGAGCACCATGTTGAAACCAGAATTGCATCGGCGCACCGGGTTACCCTGACCGAGGTTAATCAGCGACCGTTACTGGTAAAACTGCGCGATGCGGCCATGCGGCTGGCAGCCCCCTACCTCTGA
- a CDS encoding methyltransferase: MDTNKALRLVCDPGLEDICAAEAQKLQGEMPGSAAVAVPGEIRSGMAYLQQPSTDTPGLLRLRTAYYILQDLGNLTASGDAMIPALADLAAATDIPGLATAASFRVCTERFGDHPFASGDVNRRVGAVIGARTPARVQLDNPELTVRVDIRNDTAWMGIQLHPESLDKRYRWAFRPRVTLRTTIAAGMLQMGMRYLRDYESQADAHPAGLTVVDPCCGSGTILLEAAAMLPDATVLGGDIDEAAVAGSIENALAAGVAPRLDIRTWDATHLEEHLAAGSVDLVVTNPPFGVRLGARLNFRDFYLQLLQAAARILRPGGGLVLLAGKKRGLFNYLLRDLPEWRQMDARVIEIGGSFPGLFVLQRV; encoded by the coding sequence ATGGACACGAACAAAGCATTGCGCCTGGTATGCGACCCGGGACTGGAGGACATCTGCGCCGCGGAGGCACAGAAACTGCAGGGAGAAATGCCCGGATCGGCTGCTGTTGCGGTCCCGGGTGAGATCCGCAGCGGAATGGCCTATCTGCAGCAGCCGTCGACAGATACCCCGGGCCTGTTGCGCCTGCGTACCGCCTACTACATCCTGCAGGACCTCGGCAATCTGACTGCCAGCGGGGATGCGATGATACCCGCCCTTGCCGACCTGGCCGCTGCAACAGATATTCCGGGGCTTGCTACCGCCGCATCCTTTCGGGTATGTACCGAGCGTTTCGGGGATCACCCCTTTGCCTCTGGCGATGTGAACCGCCGGGTCGGCGCGGTGATTGGAGCCCGTACCCCGGCCCGAGTACAGCTGGACAACCCGGAGCTTACGGTTCGCGTCGACATTCGCAACGACACTGCCTGGATGGGGATTCAACTCCATCCGGAATCACTGGATAAACGCTATCGCTGGGCCTTTCGTCCACGTGTAACCCTGCGAACCACGATTGCCGCTGGCATGCTGCAGATGGGCATGCGATATCTGCGAGACTACGAAAGCCAGGCCGATGCCCATCCTGCCGGGCTTACCGTTGTCGATCCGTGCTGCGGGTCCGGCACCATCCTGCTGGAGGCTGCCGCTATGCTACCCGATGCCACCGTGCTGGGGGGGGATATTGACGAGGCAGCTGTTGCCGGCAGTATCGAGAACGCACTTGCAGCTGGTGTGGCACCCCGCCTGGATATCCGGACCTGGGATGCCACACATCTCGAGGAACACCTTGCTGCAGGATCGGTCGACCTTGTGGTAACCAATCCTCCCTTCGGTGTACGCCTGGGTGCCCGGCTGAACTTTCGAGATTTCTACCTCCAGCTCCTGCAGGCCGCCGCCCGGATACTGCGTCCGGGCGGCGGCCTGGTACTGCTGGCAGGCAAGAAGCGGGGCCTGTTTAATTACCTGCTGCGAGATCTGCCGGAATGGCGTCAGATGGACGCACGTGTCATAGAGATCGGAGGCAGTTTCCCGGGGCTGTTTGTTCTGCAGCGGGTATGA
- a CDS encoding AMP-binding protein produces the protein MPEKWRSIFIPDASTADMLAYPSALIEGRIAGKYMLSGEALPNTAVVLGYQRNGILAGAEVDINKDAAAKNNIDVAIMARSGRGGPKPVDTIGLQDLLKESSRKFKAVEADPDDPAVLLYTSGTTGKPKGVTLTHRNFATQCDNAAQILPMSDKDRMVLVLPLYHVYGLANGLVTSVSMGSTMVIIPQYTPSVLLETIARTKATMLIAVPTMYMHLLQIAKVRKTAIPQSLHTCISGGAPLAAATLQEFEDAFDTVIAEGYGLTETTSAVCLNKSGEDYKPGAIGIPAPGIEMKVVDDDGNEVPDGTEGEIIIRGGVLTPGYWNDTASTAESIRNGWLHTGDLGYRDHDGVFFITDRKKDLIIRGGFNISPREIEEVLYGHPGIHEAAVAAVHDKRDREMVKAFVVPAEGVSLTEQQVLDYCRANLADYKTPKRVEFMEALPKSATGKVLRKELRGEAVDDRLIHREQKE, from the coding sequence ATGCCAGAAAAATGGAGAAGTATTTTTATTCCGGACGCATCAACAGCGGATATGCTGGCCTACCCCTCGGCGCTGATCGAGGGGAGGATCGCCGGCAAGTACATGCTGTCCGGCGAGGCATTGCCCAATACCGCGGTGGTGCTGGGATACCAGCGCAACGGTATTCTGGCCGGTGCCGAGGTTGACATCAACAAGGATGCTGCAGCCAAAAACAATATCGATGTTGCGATTATGGCACGCAGCGGGCGCGGGGGACCAAAGCCGGTCGACACCATCGGCCTGCAGGATCTGCTGAAGGAGTCCTCGCGAAAATTCAAGGCGGTGGAGGCTGATCCTGACGACCCGGCGGTATTGCTGTACACCAGCGGTACGACCGGCAAACCCAAGGGAGTCACCCTGACCCATCGCAATTTTGCTACTCAGTGTGATAACGCAGCCCAGATCCTGCCCATGTCCGATAAGGATCGCATGGTTCTGGTACTGCCGCTGTACCATGTCTACGGGCTGGCCAACGGGCTGGTAACCTCGGTCAGCATGGGATCAACCATGGTTATCATTCCGCAGTACACCCCGTCGGTGCTGCTGGAGACCATCGCCAGAACCAAGGCAACCATGCTGATTGCGGTTCCGACGATGTACATGCATCTGCTGCAGATAGCCAAGGTCCGCAAGACGGCAATCCCGCAATCACTGCACACCTGTATCTCTGGTGGCGCCCCACTGGCAGCTGCCACCCTGCAGGAGTTTGAGGATGCCTTTGATACGGTTATTGCAGAGGGCTACGGGCTTACCGAGACCACCTCGGCGGTCTGTCTGAACAAGTCCGGCGAAGACTACAAGCCCGGCGCCATCGGTATTCCTGCACCGGGAATCGAGATGAAGGTCGTGGATGATGACGGCAACGAGGTGCCCGACGGCACCGAAGGGGAGATAATCATTCGCGGCGGGGTACTGACCCCGGGGTACTGGAATGACACAGCCTCCACCGCCGAAAGCATCCGCAACGGCTGGCTGCATACCGGCGACCTCGGGTATCGCGACCACGACGGGGTATTCTTTATTACCGATCGCAAGAAAGACCTGATTATCCGCGGTGGATTCAACATCAGTCCACGCGAAATCGAAGAAGTTCTGTACGGACATCCCGGGATACACGAGGCAGCGGTGGCAGCAGTACATGACAAGCGCGACCGTGAAATGGTCAAGGCCTTTGTGGTACCTGCCGAGGGTGTCAGCCTTACCGAGCAGCAGGTGCTGGACTACTGTCGCGCCAATCTTGCCGACTACAAAACACCGAAACGGGTCGAGTTTATGGAGGCGCTGCCCAAGAGTGCGACCGGCAAGGTGCTGCGCAAGGAGCTTCGCGGCGAGGCCGTTGACGACCGCCTGATACATCGCGAGCAGAAGGAGTAG
- a CDS encoding AMP-binding protein: MQDIQSLGRMLEQTAKKYKKKQAILFEGREISYRELDENANKVANGLQKLGIGKGDRVAMMLPNTPDFLYCFFGIQKLAAVAVPFNTMYKGREIAHILNDCEARVIITLSNTANLINEIRPDVPSLEHVVLTGNRTLVFTGPESTVNLQLVLGKDTFEKPEQAFERVGNLIVAVLKEFGVDSYYKHRGGIRAGGKKIANVLVNEIENLLMINALCFIGPLPLDTFFRVIWVPPEVKDKAVEPLTSVQEETGTLPSLEDFKKALLTAVEKEFGVELEAGSLKRDELFGYEKAKAVATKSL; encoded by the coding sequence ATGCAGGACATTCAATCCCTGGGTCGAATGCTGGAGCAGACCGCAAAGAAGTACAAGAAAAAACAGGCTATTCTGTTCGAGGGGCGCGAAATCAGCTACCGTGAACTGGATGAAAACGCCAACAAGGTTGCCAACGGACTGCAGAAGCTCGGTATTGGTAAGGGTGACCGGGTTGCCATGATGCTGCCGAACACCCCTGACTTTCTGTACTGTTTTTTTGGTATTCAGAAGCTGGCAGCGGTCGCAGTACCATTTAACACCATGTACAAAGGGCGCGAGATAGCACATATCCTGAATGATTGTGAGGCCCGGGTAATCATAACCTTGAGTAACACCGCCAATCTTATCAATGAAATTCGCCCGGATGTACCCTCGCTGGAGCATGTAGTCCTGACCGGCAACCGGACACTGGTGTTTACCGGTCCCGAATCGACCGTCAATCTGCAGCTGGTACTGGGCAAGGATACCTTCGAAAAACCGGAACAGGCATTCGAGCGCGTTGGCAACCTGATTGTTGCTGTACTCAAGGAATTCGGGGTGGACAGCTACTACAAGCATCGCGGCGGGATTCGGGCCGGCGGCAAGAAGATTGCCAATGTGCTGGTAAACGAGATAGAAAACCTGCTGATGATCAATGCCCTGTGCTTTATCGGGCCACTGCCGCTGGATACATTCTTTCGGGTTATCTGGGTTCCGCCAGAGGTCAAGGACAAGGCAGTCGAGCCGTTGACCTCTGTGCAGGAAGAGACCGGAACCCTGCCAAGTCTGGAGGATTTCAAGAAAGCATTACTGACGGCAGTCGAAAAGGAGTTCGGTGTTGAGCTGGAGGCCGGCAGCCTCAAGCGCGATGAACTGTTTGGCTACGAGAAGGCCAAAGCGGTTGCGACCAAAAGCCTGTAG